The Drosophila sulfurigaster albostrigata strain 15112-1811.04 chromosome 3, ASM2355843v2, whole genome shotgun sequence genomic sequence AGACGCTTAAAAAGCATCGCAATAGCTTTGACCAGGAATACGCCTACATGTTGTTCAGCGATCGCATGGACCTATACGACTATGCGCAGAAGTATCTGCGGCATCCCCGCATCCGTCACATACCCATCAACATATTCTATCTGTTTGCCGGCTTTCCCATGCGCGAGACCTGGTTCCTCAAGCACCATTTGAGCGAGGCTTGGGCGAATGCCTTTGCCAGCGGACTCGTGCAGAAGCTGGCTCTGGATGCCGACCACGAGACGATGACATCAAGCGTGGGCTTCCTTGAATTCCTCATCACCGAGTACTATGAGGCGCAACCACTTGGTCTCGATTATTTCGTCATGCCGGCCATGTCGCTGGCCCTTGGCTATGGGCTCGCCTTCCTCGCTTTTGTCATCGAGTTGACGGCCTGGCGCACTGCCTCCGCCGTCCCTTGgcgttgattgattgatggatGGGAATAGATTGATGTAGTGCTGTAGCAAGTTCTCTCTCGCACTTGGCACTTTTTAAGTAGtctttggcttttgtgttCTTTGGTAGTTTGCGCTGGTAATGCAACAATCTTGTTACACCGAGAGAAATCATCCAGGATCTTATGGAAATCGTATAAGCATGTCAGTCTTagtacaatacaataaatagaacagtattattatatttaagaatataacttttttattagcCAAAACTAGTATGGTTGATCTTCAAAACATTAACTTAATAATTTCGaataattcattcatttaagaGCAATAAAATATCTAAGGGAATATTacaatacattaaattaacaatataagaaaatattaaaacacattAGCACTGGAAATTGTCTGGTTGACCTTAGGAACTTTCAATAAATGatcacaaatatatatattaaatgcgCTTTAGGAAGTTTTGTTTATATCCTCTTTAtctttttaaattcatatacAAATAGAATCCTTGTTTTTatccaataaaataattaatgcagtattactaaaaataaaataattatatttctgAATTAAACCTGTTTCTGggattcatttaaatttttgtttttttactaGGAATATAGGAAATTTCTATAGAAGATGGTTTTTTAGCTATCCAATCATCCTTCCCGATTTCCTTCGCCATTATTTCTTCTTTCCTTATTCCCCGATTCAAGCACAGTTGAGAGAGCACCAAATAAACCTCACGCATATTACATATGTTTTATTTCTGCAGCTTAACTACAAAGAAACTCAATTTGCGACAAACATGGCAAGGTTAATCGTACTATTCTCTCTGCTAATTCCTGTTGTTCAGCTTCTCATAGTCTCGAACTTTAGTCAACTAACCCTGAGTATAGAATCACTTAGTCGAGGTCTCGAGAGCAAGACCAATATTATTTACACTGAGGACAAGCAACCCCTTGACATCTATGCCCAGATTAGTCAAACCCTCAAGCACAATCCGAGCATATTGCTCAGTCAAAATGTCACTCAACTGATCAGTAGCACTATTAATCCTACCAAACCGCTTTTGATGATCCTACTTCAACTTGATCCAAACAAAACCCTGCAGATATTTGAGCTGTTCCCGGTTGAAATGCAGAGAGCAGACTTCCTTATAGTAGGGTCTGCCAATGCTGCTAGCTGGCTGAATTTGCTATCGACCCTTTGGCAACTGGGATACCCCAATGTGCTAATCTTCAACAGCAGTCAATCAACCACTGCAAGTGATCAACTCTTTACTAGCGATTCATTTCCCAATCAACGATTGCAGTCAAGCAGCATTGATCACTATCTCTGGGCCCGTCGTCATTGGTTCGATAATCTCCGTGGTTGGAAGGTGAGAGTGGGACTGTACAACAATCCACCCAGGACATTGGTATTTCCAGAACATGACCTATATGGGGGCTATGCGCTGTTGATGCTTAAGGAATTTTTGTGTCATAGAAACGCCCAGTTTGTGCCGAAGCTGACGACAAACTTTACGGTTTATTCTCCCACGGACTGTTTACAGATGTTGCGTAGCAACCACTGCGAGCTGTGTGGCGATCTCTTTGCCTACAACACTAACTACAGCTTTACGGATAGCTACATGTACTTGTATGCCAACATTCTGATTCCCAATGCAAAGCCCAAGTCCAAGAACTTTTACATATCGGCGCCAATGCAGCTAAAGACTTGGCTCCTTGTAATCATTTATGTGCTACTGATCTCCGGATTCATCAGCTTTATTGTTTGGCTACAACGTGGACGTTTTGAGTTTGGGAAACAATTGTTGCAGATCCTGGGCAGCTTAATCTCAGGCAGCTTACAACTAAGAGAAATACAGGGCAgaattcattatattttgttcatCGTAATTGCACTGGGAGGCTTGATATGCTCCACCTACTATCTGGCGTTTCTCAAGACCATTCTGTCGACGGGTTTGTATGAGCCCCAGATAAATAACTTTGAGGAATTGGTTAGGCAGAATATCAGCTTCATTGTTGGCGACTACGACAAGACGGTGCTCAAGTCCTACGACTTTCCCGATATTCTCTGGAACATCACGCGTGTGGTTCCCTACGATTTTATAACGAAGCATCGCCGCGTCTTTGATCCCAACTACGCATATTTGGCCCACAGCGATCGCCTGCTGCTCTTC encodes the following:
- the LOC133845050 gene encoding uncharacterized protein LOC133845050, whose product is MARLIVLFSLLIPVVQLLIVSNFSQLTLSIESLSRGLESKTNIIYTEDKQPLDIYAQISQTLKHNPSILLSQNVTQLISSTINPTKPLLMILLQLDPNKTLQIFELFPVEMQRADFLIVGSANAASWLNLLSTLWQLGYPNVLIFNSSQSTTASDQLFTSDSFPNQRLQSSSIDHYLWARRHWFDNLRGWKVRVGLYNNPPRTLVFPEHDLYGGYALLMLKEFLCHRNAQFVPKLTTNFTVYSPTDCLQMLRSNHCELCGDLFAYNTNYSFTDSYMYLYANILIPNAKPKSKNFYISAPMQLKTWLLVIIYVLLISGFISFIVWLQRGRFEFGKQLLQILGSLISGSLQLREIQGRIHYILFIVIALGGLICSTYYLAFLKTILSTGLYEPQINNFEELVRQNISFIVGDYDKTVLKSYDFPDILWNITRVVPYDFITKHRRVFDPNYAYLAHSDRLLLFSFQQQYMMKPRMRPLPIDIMHSLPGFPMRREWLLKFKLSEALLNCFNSGLMQKLAADTNRQTIHIGYLSLMPSERYETQPLALDYFAMPLKILCSGLGLAFICFLCELLWQCVKQKIKNRSRTTDDIYDEHIPTTRYPQTNVTILSRLITLIKNIYSL